One genomic region from Nymphaea colorata isolate Beijing-Zhang1983 chromosome 12, ASM883128v2, whole genome shotgun sequence encodes:
- the LOC116265243 gene encoding protein SMALL AUXIN UP-REGULATED RNA 54-like, translating into MAILKLVKDKIQKKTSRTKSTTHEHGATEVQKRIKEGHFAVLAMQGGESRKFTVALSFLDDQEFLKLLDRSQEEYGFDQRGIITLLCPPCELEYILSRKPKDEGRTSATKKVLSRQR; encoded by the coding sequence ATGGCAATCTTGAAGCTGGTGAAGGACAAGATCCAGAAAAAGACCAGCCGGACAAAGTCGACAACTCACGAACATGGAGCAACTGAGGTGCAGAAGCGCATCAAGGAGGGGCACTTCGCTGTTCTAGCCATGCAAGGTGGCGAGTCGAGGAAGTTCACTGTGGCGCTGAGCTTCCTTGACGACCAAGAGTTCTTGAAGCTACTGGATCGGTCGCAGGAAGAGTATGGGTTCGACCAACGTGGGATCATTACCTTGCTTTGTCCGCCATGTGAGCTTGAGTACATCCTCTCTAGGAAGCCCAAAGATGAAGGAAGGACATCTGCAACAAAGAAGGTCCTATCACGACAGCGGTAG